The genomic interval ATCGTCTATCTATTAGCTGAAAGAACAATTTAGAATCTTCTTTGTCGATAGGTAAATAGCCTAGTTCATCAATAATCAATAATTTGTACTTGGTAAAATGCTTGAGTCTATCGTTTAAGCGATTTTCTAACTTAGCTTTCTTTAACTGGGCTATCAAATCATGACATTTTATAAAGTAAGTTGATATACGCTTCTTCGCAGCGGATATACCTATTGATGTAGATAAGTGGGTTTTACCAACACCACTCGTTCCCATAAAAACGATGTTCTCGCATTGATGGATGAATCGATGACTCTCAAAATCTAATATTTGTTCTTTGTTTATATTTTCTTGGAAAGAGAAGTCAAAATCCTTCAATTCTTTGTAATGGGGGAATGCCCCTACTTTAACCATAGCTTTGATCATACTAGCCTCTTTATAATCAATTTCATATGTTGTTAATTTAATAAGCCCATCAACGAAAGATAGATTATTTTTATTAATAAAGTTAATAGTATCGTCTAAATGATTTTTCATTTCTTTTAATTTTAAATATTCTAAATTTGCGATTAATTGCTCGTGTGCTGTTGTCATTATTTATAACGTTCTCCTATCTTATTAAGATTTTCTTTTGCGAATTTTTGAATATCTTCATCATCAAAAGATAGAGTCATTCTGGCAATCTGTATATAGTGCTCCTCTAAATAATTCAACTTTTTACTACTTAACGAGTGTATTGTCACCAAATTTGTGTTAGAATATATGTGAATTTGATTATCATATACCTGCAGTTGAAGTGTACGGTTCATATATTTAGGTGGTACTGAATATTGATTACCCTTATAACTAATCATTGATGATGAGTTTACTTTCGCTGTTATGGTTTTAATCAAGTATAGATTTCTTATCGTGTCTCGTGGAGGGGACTGTAAGAAATCTTTTTCATTTTGTAGGCCAAATAGTGGAATCATATCATAAGCTCTATGTAACCTACTGTTTTCTCTGTTGTTTATTTCTTGTACCTTTTTCACTAATTGTTCATAATTTAAATCACCACTATATGCTTTTAATTCATCTAAAATTTTCATAGGGGATTCAACCTTTGCTTTTGTATTTGGTCTGCCTGCGATACAGGGTTTAACTTCAAATCCATAATCATTAGCGAATTGTTGAAATTTATTATTTACTTTTCCTTTTGAATATTCAGTTCTTGGTACATCCATTACTGTTTTCATATTATCAGTTAGTATTTCATGAGGTACACCACCAAATGCTTGAAATGCTTCGTCTATGAAGTTAAACAGTATGTCTTGAGATTTAGTTAATGATAATCTATAAACTCTAAACCTTGAGTAACTCAGTAATAAAACGAATATATTGATTGTGATGACTTCTCCTGTATCAAGCACGAAATTCATTGATTCTTTCCAATCTAGCTGTGCTTGTTGACCTTTATCTGTTTCATAACGTATAACTGAAGGTGCTTTGATAGCACTTTTTTCTTTTGATCAAAGTACTCTTGAAATTCTGGTGTTTTACTTATATATCGCCTAAATGATGATTCAGCACATTTTAGTCCATAATTATCACTAAGATACTGCCAAAGCACTTTTTTATATTCAAAAACTTTTATTTTATCATTGAGTAAATCTTTAATTAAGTAGTAATAATCATCTACTATACTTGATCGTTTTCTATTTTTAGACTTCTCATAACCATTAATGTACTTACTTATCGTTCTTCTATCAACATTTAACTCTCTTGCTAATCGACTTTTATTTACCTTTAAGTTTGTTGTTTCCATTAAATTCTTTAATACCTTCAAATCATTTAATTTCTGTATTTCTATATTAGTATCTATTTCATAGTTTAGTATCATAAGTTGTCCTCCCATTGATTAACTATGAAATTATACTATATTAACTGTACATTTTAAAGTGATCACTTCTGTACATATCTATCTTATCATTTATAGGTTAAGGGGAAGAAGCATTATATCTTCTTCTTCTCAGATAAAATTAAAAAGATTATTACTTCTTATCAAGTTTTTAGTAAACGTGATACTTTTTCAGCAGTCGTTTCACTATATCAAACATTCAAAAAATACACTGAACTACCTAAGAATTTGAAAGTAGTTGTGGATGGTAATCCTATTTACAACGTTGCATGGTCATACTTTAAAAGCATGAACATAAATTTCGATTTATTTCAAGTTATAGGACTCACTAATAACACGGAAACAGACAAGGATTATCGTCCATTTAAACAAGTAACTGAGCGGTTAAATAGAACTTTCAAAGACGATTATATCCAAATGAACGGATTTGGTAATATCAAGAGCGCTAATGCTTATATGGTCTTGTTTACAACGTTTTTTAACTTTCTAAGACCACATAAATCGTTAGGTTATAATCCGCCTGTTAAGTTAGAAGAATTTGATGATTTACCTCATATGCCAAGCAAATGGCTTTCTCTAATAGATATGAGTTACTCTTATATAAACTAATTCTTAACTAAGGAGTATCTCTATTTAAGCGTATTTGAATATGCTTTTTTTTATTTACATAAAATGCATAGTACGATTAAACTGAGTATTGTAGTCCAACACACTACAAATTCAGTTCTT from Mycoplasmatota bacterium carries:
- a CDS encoding DDE-type integrase/transposase/recombinase, producing the protein MFFFSDKIKKIITSYQVFSKRDTFSAVVSLYQTFKKYTELPKNLKVVVDGNPIYNVAWSYFKSMNINFDLFQVIGLTNNTETDKDYRPFKQVTERLNRTFKDDYIQMNGFGNIKSANAYMVLFTTFFNFLRPHKSLGYNPPVKLEEFDDLPHMPSKWLSLIDMSYSYIN
- the istB gene encoding IS21-like element helper ATPase IstB; this translates as MTTAHEQLIANLEYLKLKEMKNHLDDTINFINKNNLSFVDGLIKLTTYEIDYKEASMIKAMVKVGAFPHYKELKDFDFSFQENINKEQILDFESHRFIHQCENIVFMGTSGVGKTHLSTSIGISAAKKRISTYFIKCHDLIAQLKKAKLENRLNDRLKHFTKYKLLIIDELGYLPIDKEDSKLFFQLIDRRYEKRSTIITTNINFSNWDDIFKDPVIANAILDRVLHHAHVVNITGKSYRLKNYFIEEN